Proteins encoded by one window of bacterium:
- a CDS encoding S8 family serine peptidase has protein sequence MRTFLTLVLVLALFSFASAAEDFKVGKSCVVETGATYAPGQVIVKFKADVGRQAITAAQAALGTTLAETNSSIGINLLNIPADKTVEEMVAAFSSRPDVEYAEPNYIAQAFMTPNDPYYSYQWHMPMISMPAAWDQSTGSGVVVAVIDCGVAYETYGAFTQAPDLAGTSFVPGYDYVNNDTHPNDDCAHGTHVAGTIAQTTNNSLGVAGVAYNCSIMPVKVLDASGNGTYTAIINGITFAANNGAKVINMSLGGPSTSTALQDAITYAYNLGVTIVCAAGNEGTSAPQYPAAYTQCISVSAVRYDQTYTWYTCFGSTIDICAPGGDVAVDQNGDTYPDGVLQQTHDGTNYGTFGYYFYEGTSMACPHVAGVAALLIAKNGGTMSPAAVRAAIQNTATDKGTAGWDQYYGYGLINAAAALNSISTNNPPVANFSGTPTSGNAPLTVNFTDLSSNSPTSWAWNFGDGGTSTTKNPSHVYAAAGTYTVTLTATNAYGSDGEIKTNYITATTPSTWTTITSDNFETGMGSYTDGGSDMSRALTTTNSHQGSYSADIQDNSSTASSFYHTASYNVTAYQRLEVDFWFKGVSMESGENFWVQYFNGTSWLTVGNFIFGTTYVNNAYYHAVVSIPRTTYNFPTNAKIRFMCDASNDQDDVYIDEIIFRGTTSAAFGGGTTGEISAFGNSLPEEFTLDQNYPNPFNPSTTIEFSLPTAGPVTLEVYNILGSRVATLVNGSLAAGRHSVVWNSTTDGGASVSSGVYFYRLVTGDQVMTKKMMLLK, from the coding sequence ATGAGAACTTTTCTCACACTAGTTCTGGTTCTTGCCCTTTTCAGCTTCGCATCCGCAGCCGAGGATTTTAAAGTTGGGAAATCCTGCGTGGTCGAAACTGGTGCAACCTATGCGCCGGGCCAGGTAATTGTGAAATTTAAAGCCGACGTCGGCAGACAGGCGATCACCGCCGCTCAAGCCGCTCTGGGCACTACTCTTGCAGAAACCAATTCGTCGATCGGCATCAATCTTTTGAATATCCCCGCTGACAAGACAGTCGAAGAGATGGTTGCCGCATTCAGCAGCCGACCGGACGTCGAATACGCCGAGCCGAACTACATCGCTCAGGCCTTCATGACGCCAAACGACCCGTATTACAGCTACCAGTGGCATATGCCGATGATCAGCATGCCGGCCGCCTGGGATCAGTCTACCGGTTCAGGTGTTGTCGTGGCCGTTATCGACTGCGGCGTTGCTTATGAGACCTATGGAGCCTTTACACAGGCGCCAGACTTGGCAGGTACTTCCTTCGTGCCGGGCTATGACTACGTGAACAATGACACTCATCCGAACGATGACTGCGCCCATGGCACGCACGTGGCGGGCACGATCGCCCAGACCACCAACAACAGCCTCGGCGTGGCGGGTGTCGCCTACAATTGCAGCATCATGCCGGTCAAGGTTCTGGATGCTTCCGGAAACGGTACCTATACCGCCATCATCAACGGCATCACCTTCGCGGCCAACAATGGCGCTAAAGTGATCAACATGAGCCTTGGCGGACCCTCCACCTCGACCGCTTTGCAGGACGCGATCACGTACGCCTACAATCTCGGCGTTACGATCGTTTGCGCGGCCGGCAACGAAGGTACCTCTGCGCCGCAGTATCCCGCGGCGTACACGCAGTGTATCTCTGTCTCTGCGGTCCGTTATGACCAGACCTATACTTGGTACACCTGTTTTGGTTCGACCATTGATATCTGCGCCCCGGGTGGCGACGTTGCGGTTGACCAAAATGGCGACACCTACCCTGATGGCGTACTGCAGCAGACGCACGACGGGACGAACTACGGAACCTTCGGCTATTACTTCTACGAAGGAACGTCGATGGCCTGTCCGCATGTAGCCGGTGTTGCGGCTCTCTTGATCGCCAAGAACGGCGGCACGATGTCTCCCGCCGCGGTTCGCGCAGCTATCCAGAATACCGCCACCGACAAAGGTACAGCGGGCTGGGATCAGTATTATGGCTATGGTCTGATCAATGCCGCGGCGGCATTGAACTCCATTTCGACCAATAACCCGCCGGTCGCCAACTTCAGCGGCACGCCGACCTCAGGCAATGCGCCGTTGACAGTCAACTTCACGGACCTGTCAAGCAACAGCCCGACCAGTTGGGCCTGGAACTTTGGTGATGGTGGTACGTCGACAACTAAGAATCCGTCTCACGTCTATGCGGCCGCTGGCACCTACACAGTGACTTTGACCGCCACCAACGCGTACGGTTCCGATGGCGAAATCAAGACCAACTATATAACTGCCACGACGCCTTCCACCTGGACTACCATCACCTCGGACAATTTCGAAACCGGAATGGGGTCCTATACGGACGGTGGTTCTGACATGTCGCGTGCGCTGACGACCACGAATTCACATCAGGGTTCGTATTCTGCTGATATTCAGGACAACAGCAGCACCGCATCGTCATTCTACCATACGGCGAGCTACAACGTGACAGCGTATCAGCGGCTTGAAGTTGATTTCTGGTTCAAGGGTGTGAGTATGGAGTCCGGAGAGAATTTCTGGGTCCAGTACTTTAATGGTACTTCCTGGCTAACCGTCGGTAACTTCATATTTGGCACTACCTACGTAAATAACGCGTATTACCATGCGGTTGTATCAATCCCGCGCACCACGTACAACTTCCCGACCAACGCAAAGATCCGCTTCATGTGTGATGCCAGCAATGATCAGGATGATGTGTACATAGATGAGATCATCTTCCGTGGCACGACCTCTGCCGCTTTTGGCGGCGGGACGACTGGAGAGATCTCCGCGTTTGGCAATTCGTTGCCTGAGGAGTTTACGCTCGACCAGAACTACCCGAACCCGTTCAACCCGAGCACCACAATCGAATTCAGTCTGCCGACCGCCGGGCCGGTGACACTCGAGGTGTACAATATCCTCGGATCGAGAGTCGCAACTCTGGTGAATGGTTCGCTTGCAGCGGGTCGTCATTCAGTCGTCTGGAATTCGACGACAGATGGCGGCGCATCGGTCTCATCCGGTGTCTACTTCTATCGCTTGGTCACGGGTGATCAGGTGATGACGAAGAAGATGATGCTGTTGAAGTGA
- a CDS encoding protein kinase yields MLEPGQSFAHFKIIKLLGEGGMGQVYLAEDQKLHREVALKILSFKPGDDDDRLARFQREAKTAAQVSHPNVMAIYDIDTTKDAAGSDVTFIVMEYVKGKSLSDYMKARSSDISTVVKLAEKIASGLAAAHKINVVHRDIKADNIIVNEDDQPKILDFGLAKPVQPVQFSEGDSTRTVSKELTRAGKIVGTVSYMSPEQIRGEVVDIRSDIFSFGVLLYRMATGEFPFTGPTEVSTLAKILEARHDSIRMRNETIPMELERIVDKCLHKDPNDRYQDTRDLVVDLRNLRRLYESGTSDSISALRAAPQTVKKSKSWIIDWKTAVIAIAVIGIVWKVFFSEGSNLSFSVDLQAKPNSLAVLDFANKTGDPEYDWMESGLPEMLLTDLAQNKEMNLISRQRILDMLEPSKANGGEISSDASRAIASKLGATNVLTGTLFKVGKQIRIDARLEEASSGRVLMGEKVVGEDPFVLVDSLTDKIASSMNIATATGDQDIRKLTSASPEAFKNYVLGLENFLKGLNEEAIVNFERALSFDSTFALPYMRLGMINAFQGRPQKAAGYIAKALQYQSKLPVRERSLLDVYADIWMNKKFDDAFAKMRSMVSNYPDDIEARTIYGILVYEFTKDTTKAFAQFDSALAINPTYQLPQDFRSEIYISFDKYDEAIRIAEKTKREHPDSPNPYALLASAYLQQGKRDLAEKEFDAILARFPKHRGALANLIRLAIYRRDFAKATALTENYKQLDPGNLYDMVDYYEQMATLAIWNGKFREALQQYDRMADAAKQLGDSGILANTLQTVARGYLHCGITDTGLKLYEESYRYRTANMFSNYALVLVEHDHSKADQARKMIREDIAQFKSRIPSELWGITDGLEKIFEGLARPDTVLLLEGYRDLIKTQQQGNSGNDREMAYILISRGSYQEGIDILKRFVSGEEESSGGIGYPMALYYIGIGYEGLGNKAEATKYFSEMLKFWGNADIQIDEIKDAKARLAKLTS; encoded by the coding sequence ATGCTTGAGCCAGGCCAGAGTTTCGCCCATTTCAAGATCATCAAACTCCTGGGAGAAGGAGGAATGGGACAGGTCTATCTCGCGGAAGACCAGAAACTACATCGCGAGGTCGCCCTCAAGATCCTCTCTTTCAAACCGGGAGATGATGATGATCGTCTTGCCCGGTTCCAGCGGGAAGCCAAGACCGCCGCGCAGGTCTCACATCCGAACGTGATGGCGATCTATGACATTGACACCACCAAGGATGCCGCCGGCAGCGACGTAACTTTCATCGTCATGGAGTACGTCAAGGGAAAATCCCTTTCCGACTACATGAAAGCACGGTCCTCCGATATTTCCACCGTGGTTAAGTTGGCGGAAAAGATCGCCTCGGGATTGGCGGCGGCCCACAAGATCAATGTGGTACACCGGGATATCAAGGCGGACAATATCATCGTGAACGAGGATGACCAGCCAAAGATCCTCGACTTTGGATTGGCGAAGCCGGTGCAGCCGGTACAATTCTCCGAGGGTGATTCCACACGCACTGTTTCCAAAGAGCTGACCCGCGCCGGTAAGATAGTCGGCACGGTTTCTTATATGTCACCCGAACAGATCCGCGGCGAGGTAGTGGATATTCGATCCGATATCTTCTCGTTCGGTGTGTTGCTCTATCGGATGGCGACCGGCGAGTTTCCCTTCACTGGACCGACCGAGGTCTCCACTCTGGCCAAGATCCTCGAAGCGCGCCACGACTCTATTCGGATGCGCAACGAGACGATTCCCATGGAGCTGGAACGGATCGTTGACAAGTGCCTGCACAAGGACCCGAACGACCGCTACCAGGATACACGCGATCTGGTAGTGGACCTTCGCAATCTCCGCCGTCTCTACGAAAGCGGTACGTCGGATTCCATCTCTGCATTGCGCGCGGCACCACAGACGGTCAAGAAATCCAAGTCATGGATCATCGACTGGAAAACCGCCGTGATCGCGATCGCGGTGATCGGAATTGTCTGGAAAGTGTTCTTTTCTGAAGGCTCCAATCTGAGTTTCAGTGTTGACCTGCAGGCAAAGCCGAACAGCCTGGCTGTCTTGGACTTTGCCAATAAAACCGGCGATCCGGAATACGACTGGATGGAGTCCGGCCTTCCGGAGATGCTGCTGACCGACCTGGCGCAGAATAAGGAAATGAACTTGATCAGTCGCCAGCGCATTTTGGATATGCTGGAACCGAGCAAAGCCAATGGCGGCGAGATCTCCAGCGATGCCAGTCGGGCGATCGCCTCAAAGCTTGGTGCCACCAATGTCCTGACCGGTACACTCTTCAAGGTCGGGAAGCAGATCAGGATCGATGCTCGTTTGGAGGAAGCCTCCAGCGGTCGCGTACTGATGGGTGAAAAAGTTGTCGGCGAAGACCCGTTTGTGCTGGTCGACAGCCTGACCGACAAGATCGCCAGTTCGATGAATATTGCCACTGCCACGGGCGATCAGGATATTCGCAAATTGACCTCGGCCTCTCCCGAAGCCTTCAAAAACTACGTTTTGGGGCTGGAGAATTTCCTGAAAGGACTGAACGAAGAAGCGATCGTCAATTTTGAGCGGGCACTCTCGTTCGATTCGACGTTCGCTCTCCCCTATATGCGCCTGGGGATGATCAATGCCTTTCAGGGACGGCCGCAAAAAGCCGCCGGGTATATAGCCAAGGCTCTGCAATATCAGTCGAAACTGCCCGTCCGCGAACGGAGTCTATTGGATGTCTACGCCGATATCTGGATGAACAAGAAGTTCGATGACGCCTTCGCTAAGATGCGTTCCATGGTGAGCAACTATCCTGACGACATCGAAGCGCGCACCATCTATGGGATCCTGGTTTACGAGTTCACCAAGGATACGACCAAGGCGTTCGCGCAGTTTGATTCCGCGCTCGCCATAAACCCGACTTATCAGCTTCCGCAGGATTTCCGTTCGGAAATATACATCAGCTTTGACAAGTATGACGAGGCGATCCGGATCGCGGAGAAAACGAAACGGGAGCACCCGGATTCGCCTAATCCGTATGCCTTGTTGGCTAGCGCTTACCTGCAGCAGGGGAAGAGAGATCTGGCGGAAAAAGAATTTGACGCTATCCTGGCGCGCTTCCCGAAACATCGCGGCGCATTGGCCAATCTGATCCGTCTGGCTATCTATCGTCGCGACTTTGCCAAAGCCACCGCGCTAACCGAGAACTACAAGCAACTCGACCCCGGCAATCTGTATGACATGGTCGACTATTATGAGCAGATGGCCACGCTGGCGATCTGGAACGGCAAGTTCAGAGAAGCGCTGCAGCAGTACGATCGCATGGCTGATGCCGCCAAGCAACTTGGCGATAGCGGCATTCTCGCCAATACACTCCAGACAGTGGCTCGCGGCTATCTTCACTGCGGTATCACCGACACCGGACTCAAGTTGTATGAAGAATCCTATCGGTATCGCACCGCGAACATGTTCAGCAACTATGCGCTGGTTTTAGTGGAGCATGATCATTCCAAAGCTGATCAGGCGCGAAAGATGATTCGTGAGGATATCGCTCAATTCAAATCACGCATTCCGTCCGAGCTCTGGGGGATCACAGATGGGCTGGAGAAGATTTTCGAAGGTCTGGCAAGACCCGATACCGTGTTGTTGCTCGAAGGATATCGCGATCTGATCAAAACGCAGCAACAGGGCAACAGCGGCAACGATCGGGAGATGGCGTATATTCTGATCAGCCGTGGCTCTTACCAGGAGGGGATCGACATACTCAAGCGATTCGTTTCCGGTGAAGAAGAGAGTTCCGGCGGGATCGGCTATCCGATGGCTCTGTACTATATCGGGATCGGTTACGAAGGTCTGGGAAACAAGGCCGAGGCGACCAAGTACTTTAGTGAGATGCTTAAGTTTTGGGGAAATGCGGACATACAGATCGATGAGATCAAAGATGCGAAAGCCCGACTGGCGAAGTTAACGAGTTGA
- a CDS encoding SpoIIE family protein phosphatase, giving the protein MIQLIGSDGSQYYSWMLDSGNYVIGRSSEADLVVPDKTVSRKHAQFEIGPDPLVIFLTDLESHNGTFVNGKKLSGRIQVKAGDHLTFGQAQFKLSSGTAPANDSTSFPRAILPENIAEHSVFLSMNEALKPLPTRVTDLPELLPTLFDMAKTLVLPEPQEEMLRRALSLVAKVIPSERLAVLFTSSDQNEIFAAATLLPNGRDLGTFTLSRTIVREILTNKSAILIGDPTSDPRFASQQSVIMSAMKSAMAVPMMDEDKVLGILYVDTTNPLHRYSDEYLRLLATFGNIIAARLMNYQLLQARQEKQLIDAELHRAASIQSNLLIKIPPRISGFDVHAFQRQSRLVGGDLYDVAALPDGRLVFLVADVSGKGLGAALLMSNILASFRIFYNDPTFTLERAVKSVSTQLHRYSAPEDFATLFMGLITPDSETVTFVNAGHNPPLVVRANGSLEYLQPSGTMIGAFDFSTWQESTIHLSSGEFIFVFSDGVTEAMRGEEPYTDLRMEKLVVANRAESIDVIARRLTEDIEAYVGDGPRSDDITMLLVRRK; this is encoded by the coding sequence GTGATTCAACTCATTGGATCGGATGGCTCTCAATACTACTCCTGGATGCTGGATAGCGGAAACTATGTGATCGGACGAAGTTCTGAGGCCGATCTGGTGGTCCCGGACAAAACCGTTTCACGCAAACATGCTCAGTTTGAGATAGGGCCCGATCCTCTGGTCATCTTTCTCACGGACCTTGAGAGTCACAACGGCACATTCGTTAACGGCAAGAAACTTAGCGGCCGGATTCAGGTCAAAGCGGGCGACCATCTGACCTTTGGACAGGCGCAATTCAAGCTCTCCTCCGGCACTGCCCCGGCCAACGATTCGACCAGTTTTCCCCGCGCGATACTTCCCGAGAATATTGCCGAGCACTCGGTTTTCCTGTCGATGAATGAAGCGCTCAAACCGCTCCCAACCCGAGTGACCGACCTTCCCGAACTGCTGCCGACTCTGTTCGATATGGCTAAAACCCTCGTCCTGCCGGAGCCGCAGGAAGAGATGCTTCGACGCGCCCTCTCCCTGGTCGCAAAGGTGATCCCATCGGAACGACTGGCGGTGCTTTTTACATCTTCCGACCAGAACGAGATTTTCGCCGCGGCGACTCTTCTGCCGAATGGCCGTGATCTGGGGACCTTTACTCTCTCGCGGACGATCGTTCGAGAGATCCTGACCAATAAAAGCGCGATCCTGATCGGCGATCCAACCAGCGATCCCCGCTTCGCCTCTCAGCAGTCCGTCATTATGTCGGCGATGAAATCGGCTATGGCGGTACCGATGATGGACGAAGACAAGGTGCTTGGGATACTGTATGTCGACACCACCAATCCTCTCCACCGGTACAGCGACGAATACCTTCGATTGCTGGCGACCTTCGGTAATATTATAGCCGCCCGGCTGATGAACTACCAGTTGTTGCAGGCGCGACAGGAAAAGCAGTTAATCGATGCCGAGCTGCACCGGGCCGCTTCGATCCAAAGCAATTTGCTTATCAAAATACCGCCGCGGATAAGTGGATTTGATGTCCACGCTTTTCAGCGCCAGTCACGACTGGTGGGCGGTGACCTGTATGATGTCGCGGCGCTCCCCGATGGTCGGCTCGTCTTTCTGGTGGCCGATGTATCCGGTAAAGGACTCGGCGCGGCATTATTGATGTCGAATATTCTTGCCTCGTTCCGAATCTTTTATAACGACCCGACTTTCACGCTCGAGCGGGCGGTCAAATCGGTTTCCACACAGTTGCACCGCTATAGCGCGCCGGAAGATTTTGCCACCCTCTTCATGGGATTGATCACTCCGGACAGCGAAACGGTCACATTTGTCAATGCCGGCCACAATCCGCCGCTGGTGGTTCGTGCGAATGGTTCGCTTGAGTATCTGCAACCTTCCGGAACTATGATTGGGGCGTTTGATTTTTCAACGTGGCAGGAGTCAACCATTCACTTATCTTCCGGGGAGTTCATTTTTGTATTCAGCGACGGTGTCACCGAAGCGATGCGCGGCGAAGAACCATACACCGATCTGCGCATGGAAAAACTTGTCGTTGCCAACCGCGCTGAGTCGATCGACGTAATAGCCCGTCGCCTGACGGAAGATATTGAAGCGTATGTCGGGGACGGCCCCCGCTCGGACGATATAACTATGCTGCTCGTCAGAAGGAAATGA
- a CDS encoding sigma-54-dependent Fis family transcriptional regulator: MPLSKIRGKILIVDDDPLVLEALREIFLDRYEVVVATSGQEALDQLRSHTDTAAIILDIRMAKMDGFQTARRIRAIPLDIPIIFHTGYPGEYSHKQRDAEQQYDYIGKNENPERLETAVRNAVRSSLFKTHPETLIAYAREMFEMVGQSRQMLEIYRQIDEIGPKDQKVLILGETGTGKELVAKAIHRLSPRFGQPIVAYNCGQKAPDLVADELFGHFKGAFTGANSDKVGLLQHANKGTVFLDEIGELDHNTQVKLLRVLESGEILRLGAIETEQVDVRLICATNADLAGMVDQGKFRSDLYFRIRGTVISLPSLRERREDIPALIDYFVEKYCDEARIDPKYFDQEGRDLLIEHNWRGNVRELYEKIKALLADTPSYFISRRDVLNQLEIGDKAAGIPNDFDEAVKDFKRILIVKALDRHKGNVSKVAREFGKDPANMRKQIDNLGISLG; encoded by the coding sequence GTGCCACTGAGTAAGATTCGCGGAAAAATACTTATCGTCGATGATGATCCGCTGGTGCTGGAAGCGCTTCGCGAAATTTTTCTGGACCGATACGAGGTGGTCGTGGCGACCTCCGGTCAGGAAGCACTCGATCAGCTTCGATCTCACACCGATACCGCGGCGATCATTCTTGATATTCGCATGGCCAAGATGGATGGCTTTCAGACGGCCCGACGGATCCGGGCTATCCCGCTCGACATCCCGATCATTTTTCACACTGGCTATCCGGGGGAATACTCGCACAAGCAGCGGGATGCAGAGCAGCAATACGACTATATTGGGAAGAACGAGAACCCCGAGCGACTGGAAACGGCCGTGCGCAATGCGGTTCGCAGTTCGCTGTTCAAAACACATCCGGAAACGCTCATCGCCTATGCCCGTGAGATGTTCGAAATGGTCGGACAGTCGCGCCAGATGCTGGAGATATACCGCCAGATCGACGAAATCGGTCCCAAGGACCAGAAAGTGCTGATCCTCGGTGAAACCGGTACGGGGAAAGAACTGGTGGCAAAAGCGATTCACCGCCTCAGCCCCCGCTTTGGACAACCGATCGTCGCCTACAACTGCGGTCAGAAGGCGCCGGATCTGGTCGCGGATGAGTTGTTTGGGCATTTCAAGGGGGCCTTTACCGGCGCGAATAGTGATAAGGTCGGACTTTTGCAGCATGCAAACAAAGGAACGGTCTTTCTCGACGAGATAGGAGAACTCGATCACAACACGCAGGTCAAACTCCTGCGAGTTCTGGAAAGCGGAGAAATACTCCGCCTCGGCGCGATCGAGACTGAACAGGTCGATGTCCGCTTGATCTGCGCGACCAATGCCGATCTCGCCGGAATGGTAGATCAGGGGAAATTTCGGTCAGATCTCTATTTTCGCATACGCGGGACAGTGATCTCGCTTCCCTCGTTGCGCGAACGAAGAGAAGACATTCCGGCCTTAATAGACTACTTCGTTGAGAAGTACTGCGATGAGGCCAGGATCGATCCCAAATATTTCGACCAGGAGGGACGCGATCTGTTGATCGAGCATAACTGGCGAGGCAATGTCCGCGAACTGTATGAGAAAATCAAAGCACTCCTGGCCGATACCCCTTCATACTTCATCTCCCGCCGGGATGTCCTGAACCAGCTCGAAATAGGCGACAAGGCTGCCGGTATCCCGAACGATTTTGATGAGGCGGTCAAGGATTTCAAGCGGATCCTGATAGTCAAGGCGCTGGATCGGCACAAAGGGAATGTCAGCAAAGTGGCGAGAGAGTTCGGCAAGGACCCAGCCAATATGCGGAAGCAAATTGACAACCTCGGTATCTCATTGGGTTAA